From the genome of Solidesulfovibrio carbinolicus, one region includes:
- the ftsZ gene encoding cell division protein FtsZ produces the protein MEYLELDQGSNARIKVVGCGGGGGNAVENMITSSMSGVTFITANTDIQALQRSQAEYRIQLGDKLTKGLGAGANPDVGRDAALESIDAIRAAIGDCDMVFVTAGMGGGTGTGAAPVVAQVAKEAGALTVAVVTKPFYFEGKKRLLSAEKGVQALRDVVDSIITIPNDRLLSLASKKATFIEMLKKADEVLYYAVKGISDLIMVPGLINLDFADVKAVMSEMGLAMMGFGTARGESRAREAALKAITSPLLEDVTIDGAKGVLMNITCGPDLTIEEVDEAASTITEAVHEDAKVFFGTVFDPDATDEMRITVIATGIESASQRGMPVQQKAVVEQKPMEVITSLARQKAMAPAAAPAAAHHHHGGSSGGVQSPRSMRVLNSQGNDYNIPAYLRKGTKKGGPEAALSQPPIKTQPVGEEEFIFDEEEFEIPSFIRMQAD, from the coding sequence ATGGAATACTTGGAACTCGATCAAGGCTCGAACGCCCGCATCAAAGTGGTCGGATGCGGCGGCGGCGGCGGCAACGCCGTGGAAAATATGATCACCTCATCCATGTCCGGGGTGACCTTTATCACCGCCAACACCGATATTCAGGCCTTGCAGCGCTCCCAGGCCGAATACCGCATCCAGCTTGGCGACAAGCTCACCAAGGGCCTCGGGGCCGGGGCCAATCCCGACGTCGGCCGTGACGCCGCCCTGGAGAGCATCGACGCCATCCGCGCCGCCATCGGCGACTGCGACATGGTCTTCGTCACCGCCGGCATGGGCGGCGGCACCGGCACCGGAGCCGCTCCCGTGGTCGCCCAGGTGGCCAAGGAAGCCGGCGCGCTCACCGTGGCCGTGGTCACCAAGCCGTTTTATTTCGAAGGCAAAAAACGCCTGCTCTCGGCCGAGAAGGGCGTCCAGGCCCTGCGGGACGTGGTGGACTCCATCATCACCATCCCCAACGACCGCCTGCTGTCCCTGGCCTCCAAAAAGGCCACCTTCATCGAGATGCTCAAAAAGGCCGACGAGGTCCTGTATTATGCCGTCAAGGGCATTTCCGACCTCATCATGGTGCCGGGCCTGATCAACCTCGACTTTGCCGACGTCAAGGCCGTCATGAGCGAGATGGGACTGGCCATGATGGGCTTTGGCACCGCCCGCGGCGAATCCCGCGCCCGCGAGGCGGCGCTTAAGGCCATCACCAGCCCGCTTTTGGAAGACGTCACCATTGACGGCGCCAAGGGCGTGCTCATGAACATCACCTGTGGCCCGGACCTCACCATCGAGGAAGTGGACGAAGCCGCCTCCACCATCACCGAGGCCGTCCACGAAGACGCCAAGGTGTTCTTCGGCACGGTCTTCGACCCCGACGCCACCGACGAGATGCGCATCACCGTCATCGCCACCGGCATCGAGTCCGCCTCCCAGCGCGGCATGCCCGTGCAGCAAAAGGCCGTGGTCGAGCAAAAGCCCATGGAGGTCATCACCTCCCTGGCCCGCCAGAAAGCCATGGCCCCGGCCGCCGCGCCGGCCGCCGCCCATCACCACCACGGCGGCTCCTCCGGCGGCGTGCAAAGCCCGCGCAGCATGCGGGTGCTCAACAGCCAGGGCAACGACTACAACATCCCCGCCTACCTGCGCAAAGGCACCAAGAAAGGCGGCCCCGAAGCGGCCCTGTCCCAGCCGCCGATCAAGACCCAGCCCGTGGGCGAGGAAGAATTCATCTTCGACGAGGAGGAGTTCGAAATCCCCTCCTTCATCCGGATGCAGGCGGACTAG
- the mraY gene encoding phospho-N-acetylmuramoyl-pentapeptide-transferase has protein sequence MIYYLLVPLVAHFSALNVFRYITFRSIAALLTALVLSIVFGPKFIDWLRRLKFGQYIHEDVAAHKQKAGTPTMGGLLIAFCIVVSVLLWGDLANEYVWMTLFVFLGFGALGYVDDHAKVVRKQNKGLTPKQKLLGQVVVSGVAAALLVLDPEYSTRLAVPFFKHLTPDLGLWYLPFAMLVMIGASNAVNLTDGLDGLAIGPMIVNAAMFGLFIYVAGHAQMARYLQVMPVSGVGEVTVFCGALVGAGLGFLWFNAYPAQIFMGDVGSLSLGGALGFLAVLCKQELLLVVVGGLYVAETVSVILQVGYFKMTGGKRIFRMAPLHHHFELMGVPESKIIIRFWILSILLALVGLSTLKLR, from the coding sequence ATGATCTATTATTTGCTGGTGCCGCTTGTGGCGCATTTCAGCGCCTTAAACGTCTTCCGCTACATCACCTTCCGGTCGATCGCGGCACTGCTGACGGCGCTTGTTCTGTCCATTGTCTTTGGCCCAAAGTTCATCGATTGGCTGCGCCGGCTGAAGTTTGGCCAGTACATCCACGAGGACGTGGCCGCCCACAAGCAAAAGGCCGGCACCCCTACCATGGGCGGCCTGCTCATCGCCTTTTGCATCGTGGTCAGCGTGCTGCTCTGGGGCGATCTGGCCAACGAATACGTCTGGATGACCCTGTTCGTCTTCCTGGGATTCGGGGCGCTGGGCTATGTGGACGACCACGCCAAGGTAGTGCGCAAGCAAAATAAAGGCCTGACGCCCAAGCAAAAGCTCCTGGGCCAGGTCGTCGTCTCGGGCGTGGCCGCCGCGCTGCTGGTTCTGGACCCGGAGTATTCCACCCGGCTGGCCGTGCCGTTTTTCAAGCACTTAACGCCCGATCTTGGTCTGTGGTACCTGCCCTTTGCCATGCTGGTCATGATCGGCGCGTCCAACGCCGTCAACCTCACCGACGGCCTGGACGGCCTGGCCATCGGCCCCATGATCGTCAACGCCGCCATGTTCGGGCTTTTCATCTACGTGGCCGGCCATGCCCAGATGGCCCGCTATCTCCAGGTCATGCCGGTGTCCGGCGTGGGCGAGGTGACGGTTTTCTGCGGCGCGCTGGTGGGCGCGGGCCTGGGATTTTTGTGGTTCAACGCCTACCCGGCCCAGATTTTCATGGGCGACGTGGGCTCGCTGTCCCTGGGCGGAGCCTTGGGCTTCCTGGCCGTATTGTGCAAGCAGGAGCTGCTGCTCGTGGTGGTCGGCGGGCTTTACGTGGCCGAGACCGTTTCGGTCATCCTGCAGGTCGGCTACTTCAAGATGACCGGCGGCAAGCGGATCTTCCGCATGGCTCCGCTGCACCACCATTTCGAACTCATGGGCGTGCCGGAATCCAAAATCATTATCCGGTTCTGGATTCTCTCCATCCTTTTGGCCCTGGTGGGACTGTCCACCCTCAAACTGCGGTAG
- the ftsW gene encoding putative lipid II flippase FtsW: MSRITVQSAEAKANGSIDYWLLGAALVLAGLGLVMVFSSSGVMAERFNGNRYFFIQRQGLFAMISLVLMTICAWMPRKILHGPVYLWLFLIIGLLVLTLVPPFSVKAGGARRWMRLGFMSLQPMELAKVVLVMYLAYFFSQKQQLVRSFSVGFIPPVVVTGFLGLILLLQPDFGGAVFLGMLFFLMSLVGGTRLTYLAVSMFFGIGAMGLLIASSPYRFKRWFAFLDPFKDPQNVGYQLVQSFYAFGSGGVAGAGFGAGKQKLFYLPEAHNDFIMAVVGEELGFIGVSIVFVCIGILLYRAFKVALAQDDLRDRFTAYGMGLVLGLGFLLNLAVVLGCVPPKGVAMPFLSYGGSNLLACFLCVGILLNLSRSART; this comes from the coding sequence ATGAGCAGGATCACCGTGCAGTCGGCCGAGGCCAAGGCCAACGGCTCCATCGACTACTGGCTCCTGGGCGCGGCTCTGGTGCTGGCCGGCCTGGGACTCGTCATGGTCTTTTCCTCCAGCGGCGTCATGGCTGAGCGGTTTAACGGCAACCGTTATTTCTTCATCCAGCGGCAAGGGCTTTTCGCCATGATAAGCCTTGTGCTGATGACCATCTGCGCCTGGATGCCCCGAAAGATCCTGCACGGTCCGGTCTATCTGTGGCTGTTTCTCATCATTGGCCTTTTGGTGCTCACCCTTGTGCCGCCGTTTTCCGTCAAGGCCGGCGGAGCGCGGCGCTGGATGCGCCTGGGTTTTATGTCCTTGCAGCCCATGGAGCTGGCCAAGGTGGTGCTGGTCATGTATCTGGCCTATTTTTTCAGCCAGAAGCAGCAACTCGTGCGCTCCTTCTCGGTGGGCTTTATCCCGCCGGTCGTGGTCACCGGGTTTTTGGGACTGATTTTGTTGCTTCAGCCGGATTTTGGCGGCGCGGTGTTTCTGGGAATGCTCTTTTTCCTCATGAGCCTGGTCGGCGGCACCCGGCTGACCTATCTTGCCGTGTCCATGTTCTTCGGCATCGGGGCCATGGGACTGCTCATCGCCTCCTCGCCCTACCGATTCAAACGCTGGTTTGCCTTTCTCGATCCCTTCAAGGACCCGCAAAATGTCGGCTACCAGCTCGTGCAGTCGTTTTACGCCTTCGGGTCCGGCGGCGTGGCCGGGGCCGGGTTCGGCGCGGGCAAGCAAAAGCTCTTCTACCTGCCCGAAGCCCACAATGACTTCATCATGGCCGTTGTCGGCGAGGAACTGGGCTTTATCGGCGTGTCCATCGTCTTTGTCTGCATCGGCATCCTGCTCTACCGCGCTTTCAAGGTCGCTCTGGCCCAGGACGATCTGCGCGACCGCTTCACGGCCTACGGCATGGGGCTGGTGCTGGGACTGGGGTTTCTCCTCAACCTGGCCGTTGTCCTTGGCTGCGTGCCGCCCAAGGGCGTGGCCATGCCGTTTTTAAGCTATGGCGGTTCCAATCTGCTGGCCTGCTTCCTGTGCGTCGGCATCCTGCTCAATCTTTCCAGGAGCGCCAGGACATGA
- the murG gene encoding undecaprenyldiphospho-muramoylpentapeptide beta-N-acetylglucosaminyltransferase, with product MTRLIVTTGGTGGHIFPALAVAEAAMRLAPGLDVLFIGGAGPEGELAAKAGLPFVALPAKGVFGRGIKALAAPFWMLRAFGLAGARIREFSPDVVCGFGGYAGFIPVAAARLMGVPTAIHEQNSVPGVTNKVLGRFVDRVFTTYPDEAGVFPAGRTTRLGNPIRADIARAATAAPHPGTKRLLVLGGSQGAKAINDAVMAILPTLLDAGVKVRLQAGRADFERVTTQAHAVLAGREAKGDEPEVVIENFIDDMAAAYAWADLVLARAGATTLAEVTAAGKPSLLIPFPFATHDHQTVNAAFLAKAGAAQSVAQNQLPGIDLAGTVIGLLGDPARLEAMSRAALGQALPHAADDIARALLAMAAHKGER from the coding sequence ATGACCCGGCTCATCGTCACCACCGGCGGCACGGGAGGCCACATCTTCCCGGCCCTGGCCGTGGCCGAGGCGGCCATGCGCCTTGCGCCGGGCCTCGATGTCCTTTTCATCGGCGGCGCCGGCCCGGAAGGGGAGCTGGCGGCCAAGGCCGGGCTGCCCTTTGTGGCCCTGCCGGCCAAGGGCGTTTTCGGACGGGGCATAAAAGCCCTGGCCGCGCCGTTTTGGATGTTGCGGGCCTTTGGTCTGGCCGGGGCGCGCATCCGCGAATTCTCCCCGGACGTGGTCTGCGGCTTTGGCGGCTACGCCGGGTTCATTCCCGTGGCCGCCGCCCGGCTCATGGGCGTGCCCACGGCCATCCACGAGCAAAACAGCGTCCCCGGCGTCACCAACAAGGTGCTCGGCCGGTTCGTGGACCGCGTCTTTACGACCTATCCCGACGAGGCCGGCGTCTTCCCGGCCGGGCGGACAACGCGCCTGGGCAACCCCATCCGGGCCGACATTGCCCGCGCGGCCACGGCCGCGCCCCATCCCGGAACCAAGCGGCTTCTCGTCCTTGGCGGCAGCCAGGGGGCCAAGGCCATCAATGACGCGGTCATGGCCATCCTGCCGACCTTACTCGACGCCGGGGTCAAGGTGCGTCTGCAAGCCGGCCGGGCCGATTTCGAGCGCGTCACCACCCAGGCCCATGCCGTGCTGGCCGGCCGCGAGGCCAAAGGCGACGAGCCTGAGGTGGTCATCGAGAATTTCATCGACGACATGGCCGCGGCCTATGCCTGGGCCGATCTGGTCCTGGCCCGGGCCGGAGCCACCACCCTGGCCGAGGTCACGGCCGCCGGCAAACCGTCGCTGCTCATTCCGTTTCCGTTCGCCACCCACGACCACCAGACCGTCAACGCCGCCTTTCTGGCCAAGGCCGGCGCGGCGCAGAGCGTGGCCCAAAACCAACTGCCCGGCATCGATCTGGCCGGGACCGTCATCGGGCTTCTGGGCGATCCGGCGCGCCTTGAGGCCATGAGCCGGGCCGCCCTGGGCCAGGCCCTGCCCCACGCCGCCGACGACATTGCCCGGGCCCTGCTGGCCATGGCCGCGCACAAGGGAGAACGCTAG
- a CDS encoding UDP-N-acetylmuramate dehydrogenase, translating to MALKVEAGPLLSARTTLQLGGRALAEVVFDQADDALGLGETLERLGGAPLALGGGSNLLARDGELPLVLVRPRLRDEPRVLPDRPEGKVRVRCGAGVKLQRLVAWLATQGLSGLGGLIGVPGSVGGAVAGNAGSYGDEVGAILARVQLWTPERGLFWAGREKLDIGYRRFVVPGLTGFFLVLEAEFDCEVREPIEIRQEMIANLKKKRASQPITAATAGCVFKNPPGEAAWRLLAESGFAGRAVGKMAFSSLHANFLVNLGGGTSGEALELLALAREAVRERFGRQLELEVRVVP from the coding sequence GTGGCGCTTAAGGTCGAAGCCGGGCCGCTGTTGTCGGCCCGCACCACGCTACAGCTCGGCGGTCGCGCCCTGGCCGAGGTGGTCTTTGATCAGGCTGACGACGCCCTGGGCCTTGGCGAAACCCTGGAGCGGCTTGGCGGCGCGCCCCTGGCCCTGGGCGGCGGGAGCAATCTCCTGGCCCGAGACGGCGAACTGCCGTTGGTGCTGGTGCGGCCCAGGCTGCGCGATGAACCTCGCGTGTTGCCGGACCGCCCCGAGGGAAAAGTCCGGGTACGCTGCGGGGCCGGGGTCAAGCTCCAGCGATTGGTGGCCTGGCTGGCCACCCAGGGGTTGTCCGGGCTTGGGGGGCTCATTGGCGTGCCGGGCAGCGTGGGCGGGGCCGTGGCCGGCAATGCCGGCTCCTATGGCGACGAGGTGGGCGCGATTTTGGCCCGGGTCCAGCTGTGGACGCCCGAGCGGGGACTTTTTTGGGCTGGTCGGGAGAAACTCGACATCGGTTACCGCCGTTTCGTCGTGCCGGGCCTGACCGGGTTTTTTCTGGTCCTGGAAGCGGAATTCGACTGCGAGGTGCGCGAACCCATCGAGATTCGCCAGGAGATGATCGCCAACCTCAAGAAAAAGCGGGCCAGCCAGCCGATCACGGCGGCCACGGCCGGCTGCGTGTTTAAAAATCCGCCCGGGGAAGCGGCCTGGCGGCTGCTGGCGGAATCGGGATTCGCCGGAAGGGCGGTTGGAAAGATGGCGTTTTCTTCGTTGCACGCCAATTTTCTGGTTAACCTGGGCGGCGGGACGAGCGGGGAGGCGCTTGAGCTTCTGGCTTTGGCGCGGGAGGCGGTGCGGGAGCGATTCGGTCGCCAACTCGAACTGGAAGTGAGGGTGGTTCCATGA
- the ftsA gene encoding cell division protein FtsA encodes MARSELIVGLDIGTTKICVVVGELSPEGVDVVGIGTSPSTGLRKGVVVNIEQTVQSIKKALEEAELMAGCEIRSVYAGIAGSHIKGFNSHGVIAVKGGEVGPRDIERVIDAAKAVAIPLDREVIHILPQEFIVDDQRGIADPLGMAGVRLEVRVHIVTGAVTSAQNIIRSCHRAGLDVSDIVLESLASSKAVLTGEEREIGVALVDLGGGTTDLAIFANDSIKHTAVLALGGTNLTNDIAFGLRTPMASAEKIKVKYGCALAEMVPKDEVIEVMSVGGREPRRLSRQVLAEICEPRVEEMLALVDQELIRSGMKNQIGAGVVLTGGTALIEGIQELGEQIFNLPTRIGYPDKVGGLKDVVNSPMYATAVGLLMYGAEKEGVEQRFRIRDENVFNRILGRMRKWFVDVK; translated from the coding sequence ATGGCCAGGTCGGAACTTATCGTCGGTCTCGATATCGGCACCACCAAGATTTGCGTGGTCGTCGGCGAACTTTCGCCCGAGGGCGTGGACGTGGTGGGCATTGGCACCAGCCCCTCCACGGGCCTGCGCAAGGGCGTGGTCGTCAATATCGAACAGACCGTGCAATCGATCAAAAAAGCGCTGGAAGAAGCCGAACTCATGGCCGGGTGCGAAATCCGCTCGGTCTACGCCGGCATTGCCGGCAGCCACATCAAGGGCTTCAACAGCCACGGGGTCATCGCCGTCAAGGGCGGCGAGGTCGGCCCCCGGGACATTGAGCGGGTCATTGACGCGGCCAAGGCCGTGGCCATTCCGCTGGACCGGGAGGTTATCCACATCCTGCCCCAGGAATTTATCGTCGATGACCAGCGCGGCATCGCCGACCCCCTCGGCATGGCCGGGGTGCGTCTGGAAGTGCGCGTGCACATCGTCACCGGAGCCGTCACCAGCGCCCAGAACATCATCCGCTCCTGTCACCGGGCCGGGCTCGACGTTTCCGACATTGTTCTGGAATCCTTGGCTTCGTCCAAGGCCGTGCTGACCGGGGAAGAACGCGAAATCGGCGTGGCCCTGGTGGACCTCGGGGGAGGGACCACCGACCTTGCCATCTTCGCCAACGACTCCATCAAGCACACCGCCGTGCTCGCCCTTGGCGGCACCAACCTCACCAACGACATCGCCTTCGGGTTGCGCACCCCCATGGCCTCGGCCGAAAAGATCAAGGTCAAGTACGGCTGCGCCCTGGCGGAAATGGTCCCGAAGGACGAAGTCATCGAGGTGATGAGCGTGGGCGGGCGCGAGCCGCGCCGCCTGTCGCGCCAGGTGCTGGCCGAGATCTGCGAGCCGCGCGTGGAGGAAATGCTGGCCCTGGTGGATCAGGAACTCATCCGCTCCGGCATGAAAAACCAGATCGGGGCGGGCGTGGTGCTCACCGGCGGCACCGCGCTGATCGAGGGCATCCAGGAACTGGGCGAGCAGATTTTCAACCTGCCCACGCGCATCGGCTATCCCGACAAAGTCGGGGGCTTAAAAGACGTGGTCAACAGCCCCATGTACGCCACCGCCGTGGGGCTTCTCATGTACGGCGCGGAAAAAGAAGGCGTGGAACAGCGCTTCCGCATCCGGGATGAGAACGTGTTCAACCGCATTCTGGGGAGGATGCGGAAATGGTTCGTGGACGTGAAATAG
- the murC gene encoding UDP-N-acetylmuramate--L-alanine ligase: MRNKVRKIHMIGIGGSGMSGIAEVLLNLGYEVSGSDLSMSQTVRRLGSLGASIAIGHGRENLGDADVVVKSTAVTSDNPEVVVARERGIPVIPRAEMLAELMRLRTGIAVAGTHGKTTTTSLLATIFTEAGYDPTVIIGGRLNAYGAGARLGQGEYLIAEADESDGSFLCLSPIASVVTNVDADHLDHYDGIEAIDDAFVNFLNNIPFYGVSVVCLDDPGVARILPRVNRPILTYGFSDKARLRGRVIDSGAMSCFEVSLDGKRLGEMRLNHPGRHNVLNALGAIGVSLEVGIPLGTIAEALAKFAGVGRRFERKGEKDGVVVIDDYGHHPAEIKATLATARAVYPERRLVVAFQPHRFSRTKALFGDFCTCFEAADELLLTEIYPASEAPIPGVSGESLGQGIRQVTKTKVAYYPDFAAMEAALPGILRPGDLFVTLGAGSIWQVGAHYLESERGA, from the coding sequence ATGCGCAACAAGGTTCGCAAGATCCACATGATCGGCATTGGCGGCTCGGGCATGAGCGGCATCGCCGAAGTGCTTTTAAACCTCGGCTACGAGGTCTCCGGCTCGGACCTGTCCATGAGCCAGACCGTGCGTCGCCTGGGCAGCCTTGGCGCGTCCATCGCCATCGGCCATGGCCGGGAAAATCTCGGCGACGCCGACGTGGTGGTCAAATCCACGGCCGTGACCAGCGACAACCCGGAAGTGGTGGTGGCCCGGGAGCGCGGCATCCCGGTCATCCCCCGGGCCGAGATGCTGGCCGAGCTCATGCGCTTGCGCACCGGCATCGCCGTGGCCGGCACCCACGGCAAGACCACCACCACCTCGCTTCTGGCCACCATCTTCACCGAGGCCGGCTACGACCCCACCGTCATCATCGGCGGGCGGTTGAATGCCTACGGGGCCGGGGCGCGCCTGGGCCAGGGCGAATACCTTATAGCCGAGGCCGACGAATCCGACGGCTCGTTTCTGTGTCTGTCGCCCATCGCCTCGGTGGTCACCAACGTGGACGCCGACCATCTCGATCACTACGACGGCATTGAGGCCATCGACGACGCCTTCGTGAATTTTTTGAACAACATCCCCTTTTACGGGGTCAGCGTGGTCTGTCTGGACGATCCCGGCGTGGCCCGCATCCTGCCCCGCGTCAACCGGCCCATCCTGACCTACGGCTTTTCCGACAAGGCCCGTCTTCGCGGCCGCGTCATCGACTCCGGGGCCATGAGCTGCTTCGAGGTCTCCCTCGACGGCAAGCGCCTGGGCGAGATGCGCCTCAATCACCCCGGCCGCCACAATGTCTTAAACGCCCTGGGGGCCATCGGCGTTTCCCTGGAGGTCGGCATTCCCCTGGGAACCATTGCCGAGGCCTTGGCCAAGTTCGCTGGCGTGGGCCGGCGCTTCGAGCGCAAGGGCGAGAAGGACGGCGTGGTCGTCATCGACGACTACGGCCACCATCCAGCCGAAATCAAGGCCACCCTGGCCACGGCCCGGGCCGTGTATCCCGAACGCCGGCTGGTGGTGGCTTTCCAGCCCCACCGGTTCTCCCGCACCAAGGCCCTTTTTGGCGATTTCTGCACCTGTTTCGAAGCCGCCGACGAGTTGCTCTTGACCGAAATCTATCCGGCCTCGGAAGCGCCCATTCCCGGCGTGAGCGGCGAAAGCCTGGGCCAAGGCATCCGCCAGGTGACCAAGACGAAAGTCGCCTACTACCCGGATTTCGCCGCCATGGAAGCGGCCCTGCCGGGCATCCTGCGGCCGGGGGACCTGTTCGTGACCCTTGGGGCCGGCAGCATCTGGCAGGTGGGCGCGCATTATCTGGAGTCGGAGCGTGGCGCTTAA
- the murD gene encoding UDP-N-acetylmuramoyl-L-alanine--D-glutamate ligase has protein sequence MREMLHTDQLRGHQAVVAGAGASGRSAARLLSRLGASVRFLEKNPAAVSDELRAEAVSLGYDLRTGEHGPADFAGADLVVLSPGIRAANLAPALAACPGAQVVSELELASWFTPEPIVAVTGSNGKTTTVMLISALLEAAGRRVFTGGNIGTPLSDHVLSEEPADVVVLEVSSFQLQLTKTFRPKVAVLLNFAANHLDWHADLDEYLDAKLKIFAAQRPGDDAIVAEELRPLLSGRPFTRAGVTWYAAASGFLCPRLAGVHNQANMEAAYLACRAFGVDIELARQVFADFVPAPHRIQIIGEKGGVLFVDDSKATTVTAMEAAIRSFDRPVRLLCGGVWKGGDLEALLPLLKENVVAVGLFGGSREVFETAFAGVVPVHYDPTLAEAVARIYADAAPGDAVLLSPGTSSFDQYPNYKARGRDFQQAFAALPAQPAGGAGQGA, from the coding sequence ATGCGTGAAATGCTCCATACCGATCAACTGCGCGGCCATCAGGCCGTTGTGGCCGGGGCTGGCGCGTCGGGCCGCTCGGCGGCCCGGCTGTTGTCGCGCCTGGGCGCGTCCGTGCGCTTTCTGGAGAAAAACCCGGCCGCCGTTTCCGACGAATTGCGCGCCGAGGCCGTATCGCTCGGCTACGATCTGCGCACCGGCGAACATGGACCGGCCGATTTCGCCGGGGCCGATCTGGTCGTGCTCTCGCCCGGCATCCGGGCCGCCAACCTGGCCCCGGCCCTGGCTGCCTGCCCGGGCGCCCAGGTCGTCTCCGAACTCGAACTGGCCAGCTGGTTCACCCCGGAACCCATCGTGGCCGTCACCGGCTCCAACGGCAAGACCACCACGGTCATGCTCATAAGCGCGCTGCTCGAAGCCGCCGGCCGCCGGGTGTTCACCGGCGGCAACATCGGCACGCCGCTGTCCGACCATGTGCTCTCCGAGGAGCCGGCCGACGTGGTGGTGCTCGAAGTGTCGAGCTTCCAGCTGCAGCTCACCAAGACGTTTCGGCCCAAGGTGGCGGTTCTGCTCAATTTCGCCGCCAACCACCTGGACTGGCACGCCGACCTGGACGAATACCTCGACGCCAAGCTCAAGATTTTCGCGGCCCAGCGTCCCGGTGACGACGCCATCGTGGCCGAGGAGCTGCGCCCGCTGCTGTCCGGCCGGCCCTTCACCCGGGCCGGAGTCACCTGGTACGCCGCCGCCTCGGGCTTTTTGTGCCCGCGTCTGGCCGGCGTCCACAACCAGGCCAACATGGAGGCCGCCTACCTGGCCTGCCGCGCCTTTGGCGTGGATATCGAGCTGGCCCGGCAGGTGTTCGCCGATTTCGTGCCCGCGCCCCATCGCATCCAGATCATCGGCGAGAAGGGCGGGGTGCTTTTCGTCGATGACTCCAAGGCCACCACCGTCACGGCCATGGAAGCGGCCATTCGCAGCTTCGACCGGCCGGTGCGGCTGTTGTGCGGCGGCGTCTGGAAGGGCGGCGACCTGGAAGCCCTGCTGCCGCTGCTCAAAGAGAACGTCGTGGCCGTGGGCCTTTTCGGCGGCAGCCGGGAGGTCTTCGAGACGGCTTTTGCCGGGGTGGTTCCCGTCCATTACGACCCGACCCTGGCCGAGGCCGTGGCCCGTATCTACGCCGACGCCGCGCCGGGCGACGCGGTGCTGCTTTCCCCCGGCACGTCGAGCTTTGACCAGTATCCCAACTACAAGGCCCGGGGACGCGATTTCCAGCAGGCGTTCGCGGCGTTGCCGGCCCAACCGGCCGGCGGGGCAGGGCAGGGCGCATGA
- a CDS encoding cell division protein FtsQ/DivIB, whose product MNVRAGTLSGFGGISAKKKRNGYSGPRITVKSRTVSSRGNKNRNARSGGGSGGVKLPSVSFGGLGKVFTRAVSMAFMGAIVLAVSVALLAGYRWLTTVNYFALQQAEVSGFSRLSEEHIRQVAGLTPGVNVLSLSMDRMRAELSREPWVDSVSVKRVLPGTIQIEVREKAPSYLVQYQGTLYYADEVGRIIDKVEPGQFVSLPQIEVEAGMEKHLPILADLRRAVAEHQVPFDFGQIAWLRLSWGRGLEIRLMEPGIVLCLGSQNWRRNLSRMNMVWMDLRRRGELDKVGLITAEGDKVWVEKRGAGDAPQSS is encoded by the coding sequence ATGAACGTCAGGGCGGGAACATTGTCGGGATTCGGGGGAATCTCGGCCAAAAAAAAGCGCAACGGGTACAGCGGGCCGCGCATCACGGTCAAAAGCCGCACCGTTTCGTCGCGGGGCAACAAGAACCGCAATGCCCGCTCCGGCGGCGGCTCTGGCGGCGTCAAGCTGCCGTCGGTGAGCTTCGGCGGCCTTGGCAAGGTGTTCACCCGGGCCGTGTCCATGGCTTTCATGGGGGCCATCGTGTTGGCCGTCAGCGTGGCCCTGTTGGCCGGCTACCGCTGGCTGACCACGGTCAACTACTTTGCCCTGCAGCAGGCCGAAGTCAGCGGTTTTTCGCGCCTTTCCGAAGAGCATATCCGCCAGGTGGCCGGCCTGACCCCCGGGGTCAACGTGCTGTCGTTGTCCATGGACCGGATGCGGGCCGAGCTTTCCCGGGAGCCGTGGGTCGATTCGGTGTCGGTCAAACGGGTGCTGCCCGGGACAATTCAGATCGAAGTGCGGGAAAAGGCCCCTTCCTATCTTGTGCAGTATCAGGGAACCCTCTATTACGCCGACGAGGTCGGGCGCATCATCGACAAGGTCGAGCCCGGGCAGTTCGTGTCCCTGCCCCAGATCGAGGTCGAGGCCGGGATGGAAAAGCATCTGCCCATTCTGGCCGATCTGCGCCGGGCCGTGGCCGAACATCAGGTTCCCTTCGATTTCGGACAGATCGCCTGGCTGCGCCTGAGTTGGGGCCGTGGGCTGGAAATCCGGCTCATGGAACCGGGCATCGTCTTGTGCCTGGGGTCCCAGAACTGGCGGCGCAACCTGTCGCGGATGAACATGGTCTGGATGGACTTGCGCCGGCGCGGCGAGCTTGACAAAGTGGGGCTCATCACCGCCGAGGGCGACAAGGTTTGGGTCGAGAAGCGGGGCGCGGGGGACGCGCCGCAAAGCTCATAG